One segment of Desulfovibrio sp. JC010 DNA contains the following:
- a CDS encoding TIGR04372 family glycosyltransferase, with the protein MAERKRLLIIGTAQQCHISDFLATVDRSSTEVLLLLPERDRGAFAGEKTVFFSGSFHALFPPLLKSILSFRAHEAVIVCGMVCDHDNVIRAVSFYQNFYDLRISTCVRNKLSPADPQLKPNPCKEILKWVSLGALALLIKTVSMLKPLRVAEIYSSRLGHLVLDCELYLAEKELGRHDGYLDLFCFKDGQVANKALGKLFSRRMRICRWDRYLLQAVRFFNLREKHELLMNTRKISFARDYECLTRQTDTHVSFTPDEIERGRSELAALGLDADRPHICLLGRDNAFLQQTMPESDGDMQEPRNMDIVTFKAGAEELLRLGYNVIRIGNIVQEPLKIDHPNFVDYATCGKQNDFMDIYLPATCKFFVGVQSGPMHVANMFRVPCLRVNTARLEVIEYCSPEDLALFKLIRSKSTGRILNISEIISAKISKWPIENFADSDFEVIDNTEEELLEAMREMHLRTNGEWRATAEERELQSRYFSYLKVSDCNSRFETPISAYFLQKHADELFN; encoded by the coding sequence ATGGCTGAACGAAAACGTCTGCTCATCATCGGCACTGCCCAGCAGTGCCACATCAGCGACTTTCTTGCCACCGTGGACCGCAGCAGCACGGAAGTCCTGCTCCTGCTCCCGGAAAGGGACCGGGGGGCTTTTGCTGGTGAAAAGACCGTTTTTTTCTCCGGCAGCTTTCATGCCCTCTTCCCGCCCCTGCTGAAGAGCATACTTTCCTTCAGAGCGCATGAAGCGGTCATTGTCTGCGGCATGGTCTGCGATCACGACAATGTTATCCGGGCAGTCTCGTTCTATCAGAATTTTTACGACCTGCGCATCAGCACCTGCGTGCGCAACAAACTCAGCCCGGCTGATCCGCAATTAAAACCCAACCCTTGCAAAGAAATATTGAAATGGGTTTCTCTGGGTGCGCTGGCTCTGCTGATCAAAACAGTATCCATGTTAAAACCCCTGCGGGTGGCTGAAATTTACTCCTCCCGGCTGGGGCATCTGGTCCTTGATTGTGAGCTGTACCTCGCGGAAAAAGAACTGGGCAGGCATGACGGATATCTTGACCTGTTCTGTTTCAAAGACGGACAGGTTGCCAACAAAGCACTGGGAAAACTCTTTTCCCGCCGCATGCGAATCTGCCGCTGGGATCGCTACCTGCTGCAGGCCGTACGCTTTTTCAATCTGCGCGAAAAACATGAACTGCTCATGAATACCCGCAAAATATCCTTTGCCCGCGACTATGAATGTCTGACCCGGCAGACCGACACCCATGTGAGCTTTACCCCCGACGAAATTGAGCGGGGCCGGAGCGAACTTGCTGCACTCGGCCTTGATGCTGACCGTCCACACATTTGTCTGCTGGGACGGGACAACGCTTTTCTGCAACAGACCATGCCGGAGAGCGACGGGGACATGCAGGAGCCGCGCAACATGGATATTGTCACCTTCAAAGCCGGGGCCGAAGAGCTGCTCCGTCTGGGATACAACGTGATCAGGATCGGCAATATTGTTCAAGAACCGCTTAAAATTGATCATCCCAACTTTGTTGATTACGCCACCTGCGGAAAGCAGAATGATTTCATGGACATCTACCTGCCCGCCACCTGCAAATTTTTTGTGGGAGTACAGAGCGGTCCCATGCATGTGGCCAACATGTTCCGGGTTCCCTGCTTGCGGGTCAACACCGCCCGGCTGGAGGTAATTGAGTACTGCTCCCCGGAGGATCTGGCCCTGTTTAAACTGATCCGTTCGAAATCCACAGGCCGGATTTTAAACATTTCTGAAATAATATCTGCCAAAATTAGCAAATGGCCCATTGAAAACTTTGCAGATTCCGATTTTGAGGTTATCGACAATACAGAAGAAGAACTTCTGGAAGCCATGCGGGAAATGCATTTGCGCACAAATGGAGAGTGGCGGGCCACAGCAGAGGAACGGGAGTTGCAGAGCCGCTACTTTTCATATCTCAAGGTTTCAGACTGCAACTCACGGTTTGAAACCCCGATCAGCGCATACTTCCTGCAAAAGCATGCGGACGAACTCTTTAACTGA
- a CDS encoding bifunctional 2-polyprenyl-6-hydroxyphenol methylase/3-demethylubiquinol 3-O-methyltransferase UbiG, which translates to MDNPIILVQAASRAWSGAPDWCMNEVDGRPVVALTIENGFKEFPAADVRIIAPEFDRGGRLDELPAMFPENKVSVFYGFDESPLERMIAALEDAGDHVPVIRVDGLHFGWLTDHARTMLNQASKNGLDCVKTEDDFPIQLTSDIYRPGALKKALSILEERSNGAAYRVHPKFFMFTATDKFKCARVPGPAVSEEWLKKCRETAEQVYIAGNMNVDSSKSINAGDQLSFHYEMALDYIGPDAEVLDCGCGPGYGSRMLADKAKKVVAADLDIETVRRASSGKYYDNITFQTGDATSLGFEDNCFDAVTSFETVEHVDPAPYFKEMRRVLKPGGLLILSTPQNSLGHIPVNSQHLHEFSLQEISGLCSEHFEIVKTTGIKQGRIIFPDDPKGQNTFMVCRKKI; encoded by the coding sequence ATGGATAACCCGATTATACTTGTACAGGCGGCATCAAGGGCATGGAGCGGCGCACCGGACTGGTGCATGAATGAAGTCGACGGACGTCCGGTGGTAGCCTTGACCATCGAAAACGGATTCAAGGAATTTCCCGCAGCGGATGTACGCATCATCGCGCCGGAATTTGACCGTGGAGGCAGGTTGGACGAACTCCCGGCCATGTTCCCGGAAAACAAGGTCAGCGTATTTTACGGCTTTGATGAAAGCCCGCTGGAACGCATGATCGCAGCCCTTGAAGACGCAGGCGACCATGTCCCGGTTATCCGGGTGGACGGACTTCATTTCGGCTGGCTGACCGACCACGCCCGAACCATGCTCAATCAGGCATCCAAGAACGGACTGGACTGCGTTAAGACCGAAGACGATTTTCCCATCCAGCTCACATCGGATATCTACAGGCCGGGAGCACTTAAAAAAGCACTCTCCATACTTGAAGAAAGATCCAATGGAGCTGCCTACCGGGTCCATCCCAAATTTTTCATGTTCACCGCAACAGACAAGTTCAAATGCGCCCGTGTACCCGGCCCAGCCGTCAGCGAAGAGTGGCTGAAAAAATGTCGCGAAACCGCAGAGCAGGTTTACATTGCCGGTAACATGAACGTGGACAGCAGCAAATCCATCAATGCCGGGGATCAGCTCAGTTTCCATTACGAAATGGCCCTTGATTACATCGGCCCGGATGCAGAGGTACTGGACTGCGGGTGCGGACCCGGATACGGGTCCAGAATGTTGGCCGATAAAGCGAAGAAAGTAGTCGCCGCCGATCTCGACATTGAGACCGTGCGCCGTGCCTCATCCGGCAAATATTATGATAACATCACCTTTCAGACCGGAGATGCGACCTCCCTCGGTTTCGAAGACAACTGTTTTGACGCGGTGACCAGTTTCGAAACCGTGGAGCACGTTGATCCGGCACCCTATTTCAAGGAGATGCGACGGGTGCTCAAACCGGGCGGCTTGCTCATCTTAAGCACCCCCCAGAACAGTCTCGGACATATCCCGGTCAACTCCCAGCATCTGCACGAGTTTTCTCTGCAGGAGATCAGCGGGCTTTGTTCCGAACATTTTGAAATAGTGAAAACCACAGGCATCAAGCAGGGACGCATTATCTTCCCCGATGATCCCAAAGGCCAGAATACTTTTATGGTCTGCCGTAAAAAGATTTAA
- a CDS encoding ATP-grasp domain-containing protein, with protein sequence MESIPVLQRASEMGLYVLAVDANPQAPGFAHAHESVIGCVYTPEKSVAALNKWSAKGGKPHGVICAAVDAPGTVAAVADHFGLTAVSAETARLATDKKAMKDRFKECGIPIPWYREIFSADELAQLLADQQETLVIKPVDSRGARGVLRLVYGSPHMPDPQWAFECSQKESPSGRVMVEKYLHGPQVSTEGFVVNGQCFCPGFSDRNYEFLDRFAPNIIENGGDLPSFLDQDTQDAVKELSGKAAIALGIENSMFKGDMVVHEGRPYVIEMAARLSGGYFCSHEIPWNTGVDFVSTAIRLALGEAPAPENMIPPFQKGVAQRYLFPKPGKVTAIEGVEEARKMDGISMLEIRTAVGEAISPATSHPARAGVVMARAETREEAIKRVEAAVAAIKIVTA encoded by the coding sequence TTGGAATCCATTCCAGTCTTGCAGAGGGCCAGCGAGATGGGCCTGTATGTGCTGGCTGTTGACGCCAACCCGCAGGCTCCCGGATTCGCCCATGCCCATGAATCGGTCATCGGTTGTGTCTACACCCCTGAAAAATCGGTTGCCGCCCTGAACAAATGGTCAGCAAAGGGCGGTAAACCGCATGGGGTCATCTGCGCTGCGGTTGATGCTCCCGGCACTGTTGCAGCAGTTGCCGATCATTTCGGACTGACTGCGGTCAGTGCGGAAACGGCCCGGCTGGCAACGGACAAAAAAGCCATGAAGGACCGCTTCAAAGAGTGCGGCATTCCCATTCCGTGGTACCGGGAAATCTTCAGCGCGGACGAACTGGCACAGCTTCTGGCTGACCAGCAGGAAACACTGGTCATCAAACCCGTGGACAGCCGTGGTGCGCGCGGGGTGCTGCGGCTTGTTTACGGATCGCCGCATATGCCCGACCCGCAGTGGGCCTTTGAGTGCTCGCAAAAAGAATCACCCAGCGGTCGGGTCATGGTGGAAAAGTACCTCCATGGTCCGCAGGTCAGCACCGAGGGTTTTGTGGTCAACGGACAGTGCTTCTGCCCCGGATTCTCGGACCGCAACTATGAATTTCTGGACCGCTTCGCGCCGAATATTATCGAGAACGGCGGAGATCTGCCCTCTTTTCTGGATCAGGACACACAGGACGCGGTAAAGGAGCTTTCCGGCAAGGCTGCCATTGCGCTGGGCATTGAAAATTCCATGTTCAAGGGTGATATGGTAGTACATGAAGGCAGGCCGTATGTAATTGAAATGGCGGCCCGTCTTTCCGGGGGCTATTTCTGTTCCCATGAAATTCCGTGGAATACGGGGGTGGATTTTGTAAGTACGGCCATCCGGCTGGCCCTTGGAGAGGCTCCGGCTCCTGAAAATATGATTCCGCCATTCCAGAAAGGTGTCGCCCAGCGTTACCTTTTCCCCAAGCCGGGAAAGGTAACCGCCATTGAAGGAGTGGAAGAGGCCCGGAAGATGGACGGAATCAGCATGCTGGAAATCCGCACCGCTGTGGGCGAAGCAATTTCCCCAGCCACCAGCCACCCGGCCCGGGCCGGCGTAGTCATGGCAAGGGCTGAAACCCGCGAAGAAGCCATAAAGCGGGTTGAAGCGGCTGTTGCCGCCATTAAAATCGTTACCGCATAG
- a CDS encoding glycoside hydrolase gives MKIFAIFHLNLMFSSIPEESRTEVIKRCYWPLLKLAESGFPLGIEASGITLEIIRDLDPEWITNFKALLREHKTEFVGSGYGQIIGPLVPPSVNRANLALGMQTGQEILDTTPQIALVNEQAWSAGMVEHYREAGYKAVFMDYDNPARYADWPEHIQHFPQRAKGTDAESIPVIWSRSMVFQKLQRFAHRELELSEYLDYMENLGTGDGWLPVYGNDAEIFDFRPGRYKYEAAQNTESEWQLIRQAFEVLSKRGHEFRLPSEVLRDLDHNSGGNKLDLTCARQPIPVKKQSKYNITRWALSGRDDFRLNSLCRAACHKLEQRFTFSRNKDKWRKLCFCWSSDLRTHITKKKYAAALAKLEQLAAETKAVVREPSFEISGIPANPHGRMLKIETGAASVTLNTAKGLAIQKASFPSHNGIPSLGTLDHGYFDEIDLGADFFSGHIIMEGPGIPKDTDLARITPFIEETDEYITVSGSIGLYQGMLDKVLRIHKGKEQIDILYRFALDSRPPGYARIGHVTLLTADMDPTRLFYSTCNGGRKEEFQLNGLTFDHSDNISFAVSASQGLGMTDSRVVLGGAERALEICPLYPEHGFITMVKCRQAAPSPFVRVFFSMQEMDETSLRGCNSDPKFNFSTGFSIKPLPGE, from the coding sequence ATGAAAATATTCGCCATATTTCATCTCAACCTCATGTTTTCTTCCATTCCCGAAGAAAGCCGTACCGAGGTTATCAAACGCTGCTATTGGCCGCTGCTGAAGCTGGCCGAAAGCGGCTTTCCTCTTGGCATCGAGGCTTCCGGGATAACCCTTGAAATCATCCGCGATCTTGATCCTGAATGGATCACAAATTTCAAAGCCCTGCTGCGTGAACATAAAACCGAATTCGTCGGCAGCGGCTACGGGCAGATCATCGGCCCCCTTGTGCCGCCTTCTGTAAACCGGGCCAATCTCGCGCTGGGCATGCAGACCGGGCAGGAAATTCTGGATACGACCCCGCAGATCGCGCTGGTCAACGAACAGGCATGGTCCGCAGGCATGGTCGAACATTACCGTGAAGCCGGATACAAAGCCGTATTCATGGATTACGACAACCCGGCCCGCTACGCCGACTGGCCCGAACACATCCAGCATTTTCCCCAGCGCGCAAAAGGGACTGACGCTGAATCCATCCCGGTAATCTGGAGCCGATCCATGGTTTTCCAGAAGCTGCAGAGGTTCGCACACCGGGAGTTGGAACTTTCCGAATATCTTGATTACATGGAAAATCTCGGCACAGGAGACGGATGGCTTCCGGTATACGGCAATGATGCTGAAATTTTTGATTTCCGACCCGGACGCTACAAATATGAGGCTGCCCAAAACACAGAAAGTGAATGGCAGCTGATCCGGCAGGCTTTTGAGGTGTTGAGCAAACGGGGCCATGAATTCCGGCTGCCGTCTGAGGTTCTGCGCGATCTTGATCATAATTCCGGGGGAAACAAACTGGACCTGACCTGTGCACGCCAGCCCATCCCAGTCAAAAAACAAAGCAAGTACAACATCACCCGCTGGGCACTGAGCGGACGTGATGATTTCCGGCTGAATTCACTTTGCCGGGCGGCCTGCCACAAACTTGAACAGAGGTTCACCTTTTCCAGAAACAAGGATAAATGGCGAAAACTTTGTTTCTGCTGGTCCAGCGACCTGCGCACCCACATCACCAAAAAAAAATATGCCGCAGCCCTTGCAAAACTGGAGCAACTTGCAGCTGAAACCAAAGCGGTTGTGCGGGAGCCCTCTTTTGAAATCTCCGGGATTCCCGCAAATCCGCACGGGCGCATGCTTAAAATTGAGACCGGGGCTGCATCAGTCACCCTGAACACAGCCAAGGGGCTGGCTATCCAGAAAGCATCGTTCCCCTCCCATAATGGAATTCCTTCACTCGGGACCCTTGACCACGGCTACTTTGATGAAATCGACCTCGGAGCGGATTTTTTTTCCGGACACATCATCATGGAAGGACCGGGAATCCCCAAGGATACCGATCTGGCCCGGATCACGCCGTTCATTGAGGAAACGGATGAATACATCACTGTATCCGGCTCCATCGGATTATATCAGGGCATGCTTGATAAGGTGCTGCGTATCCATAAAGGCAAGGAACAGATTGATATTCTGTACCGTTTTGCACTGGATAGCAGACCGCCGGGCTACGCACGCATCGGACACGTCACCCTGCTTACAGCAGACATGGACCCGACCCGGCTTTTCTACTCCACCTGCAACGGCGGCAGAAAAGAAGAATTTCAGCTGAACGGCCTGACCTTTGACCACAGCGACAATATTTCATTTGCAGTCTCGGCCTCACAGGGACTGGGCATGACTGATTCAAGGGTGGTGCTCGGCGGAGCGGAACGGGCTTTGGAAATCTGCCCCCTCTACCCGGAGCACGGCTTTATCACCATGGTCAAATGCAGACAGGCCGCACCTTCACCATTTGTGCGGGTCTTTTTTTCCATGCAGGAAATGGATGAAACCAGTTTGCGGGGGTGCAATTCCGACCCCAAATTCAATTTTAGCACCGGATTCAGCATAAAACCCCTTCCCGGAGAATAA
- a CDS encoding sialidase family protein codes for MMVAKRPKFSVSILDTKRITPQEWDGYQSFPTITYVDGELLVGFRRAVNISEDLRQRMDHGMAGDIYTTRSADGGQTFSPPQLIISHAQERTNEHDALLTHLGGGKVLLISRTHTPELRRNFFSLSTDGGDNFPERQPLELPGGEWASFGHFIPTLDDESTFIGTFYNGPGCGTFRFNPESGEISGQSYIYEYFPEYRLNETSITRMPSGRILALMRQAPCEDGLFKATSDDDGKTWTTPVPIGLYGEAPSVKLLPDGRLLAIYRGMIRKNKKCRVALTISEDEGATWSRAQTLAWYKGGRFHGGYGDLAVNDKGQVIAVYYISRRHEGPVVERMVLELG; via the coding sequence ATGATGGTTGCCAAACGTCCCAAATTTTCAGTTTCAATTCTCGATACCAAACGAATCACCCCGCAGGAATGGGACGGCTATCAATCCTTCCCCACCATCACCTATGTGGACGGCGAGCTGCTGGTAGGCTTCCGCCGAGCAGTGAATATCAGCGAAGACCTGCGCCAGAGGATGGATCACGGTATGGCTGGAGACATCTACACCACCCGCTCCGCAGACGGAGGGCAGACCTTTTCACCTCCGCAACTTATCATCAGCCACGCGCAGGAACGGACCAATGAACATGACGCTCTGCTCACCCATCTAGGCGGGGGCAAAGTACTGCTCATCTCCCGCACCCACACTCCAGAGCTGCGCCGCAACTTTTTTTCCTTAAGCACAGACGGCGGCGATAATTTTCCTGAACGCCAACCGCTGGAGCTGCCCGGCGGGGAGTGGGCCTCCTTCGGGCACTTCATCCCTACCCTTGATGACGAGAGCACTTTTATCGGAACCTTCTACAACGGTCCCGGCTGCGGCACCTTCCGTTTCAATCCCGAAAGCGGAGAGATCTCCGGACAGTCGTATATCTATGAATATTTCCCGGAATACAGGCTCAACGAGACATCAATCACCCGGATGCCATCCGGGCGCATACTGGCCCTGATGCGGCAGGCACCATGCGAAGACGGCCTGTTCAAGGCGACTTCCGATGATGACGGGAAGACATGGACAACCCCGGTCCCCATCGGACTTTACGGGGAGGCCCCATCAGTCAAACTCCTGCCGGACGGGCGTCTGCTGGCTATCTATCGAGGCATGATCCGCAAAAACAAAAAATGCCGCGTGGCCCTGACTATTTCGGAGGACGAGGGCGCAACATGGAGCCGTGCGCAAACCCTTGCATGGTACAAAGGCGGACGCTTCCACGGCGGTTACGGTGATCTGGCGGTGAATGATAAAGGGCAGGTCATTGCGGTTTACTACATTTCACGCAGGCACGAAGGGCCGGTGGTGGAACGCATGGTGCTGGAACTGGGGTAA
- the pseC gene encoding UDP-4-amino-4,6-dideoxy-N-acetyl-beta-L-altrosamine transaminase produces MADCKKIPYGRQSIDEQDLKAVADALNSGWLTTGPRVAEFERAVADMSGVAHGVAVNSGTAALHAAMYAFDVQKGDEVIVPPMTFAASANCVAYMGAAPVFADVDPRTLLIDPAEVEKKISSRTKGIIAVDYAGQPCDYSALREIADRHGLFLAADGCHSIGASLNGKCVGSLADITTYSFHPVKHMTTGEGGMAVTGNADYDKRMRVFRNHGITADFRQRDGWFYEMQDLGFNYRITDFQCALGLSQLSRLPEWIERRREIAAMYDKKFAAMEALSPLGRQAGAEHAYHLYVINLQGEKRSEKRKLLFDFLREHGLGVQVHYIPVHLHPYYKDNFGTHEGMCPVAESAYEGILSLPMFPLMEDGDVAYVVKTVEAALAENSA; encoded by the coding sequence GTGGCAGATTGCAAAAAGATTCCCTACGGTCGTCAGTCCATTGATGAGCAGGACCTTAAAGCCGTTGCAGATGCTCTGAACTCCGGCTGGCTGACTACCGGACCCAGGGTGGCTGAATTCGAGCGGGCTGTGGCGGATATGTCCGGTGTTGCTCATGGTGTGGCGGTAAACAGCGGAACTGCGGCCCTGCATGCGGCCATGTACGCCTTTGACGTGCAAAAAGGGGACGAGGTCATAGTTCCACCCATGACTTTTGCGGCTTCTGCCAACTGCGTGGCCTATATGGGAGCTGCCCCGGTTTTTGCCGATGTCGACCCACGGACTCTGCTTATCGATCCCGCAGAAGTTGAAAAGAAAATTTCTTCCAGAACCAAAGGCATCATCGCTGTTGATTATGCGGGACAGCCCTGTGACTACAGTGCCTTACGCGAAATAGCGGACAGGCACGGACTTTTCCTTGCCGCGGACGGTTGCCATTCCATCGGCGCATCCCTTAACGGCAAATGCGTAGGATCACTGGCCGATATCACCACTTACAGCTTTCATCCGGTAAAGCACATGACCACCGGGGAAGGGGGCATGGCTGTGACCGGTAATGCTGATTACGACAAGCGCATGCGCGTCTTTCGTAATCACGGCATTACTGCCGACTTCAGGCAGCGTGACGGCTGGTTCTACGAAATGCAGGATCTGGGTTTCAACTACCGGATCACTGATTTTCAGTGTGCTTTGGGCTTGAGCCAGCTTTCACGGCTCCCGGAATGGATTGAGCGAAGACGTGAAATTGCGGCCATGTACGACAAGAAATTCGCAGCGATGGAAGCCTTAAGCCCTCTCGGCAGACAGGCCGGGGCTGAGCATGCCTACCACCTCTACGTTATTAACCTGCAAGGTGAAAAGCGCAGTGAAAAACGTAAGCTGCTTTTTGACTTCCTGCGCGAACACGGACTTGGCGTACAGGTTCATTACATACCCGTTCATCTGCACCCGTACTACAAAGATAATTTCGGCACCCATGAAGGCATGTGTCCTGTTGCGGAGAGTGCGTATGAAGGTATTCTCTCCCTGCCCATGTTTCCGTTAATGGAAGATGGCGATGTGGCTTATGTGGTCAAAACAGTTGAAGCAGCCTTGGCAGAAAACTCAGCATAG
- a CDS encoding GDP-L-fucose synthase — protein MKPDSLIYVAGHRGLVGSALIRRLEKQGYGNFLTRTSKELDLRDQAQVEQFFKDNKPEYVFLAAAKVGGILANATYPADFLRDNLLIQTNVIDAAYRHDAEKLLFLGSSCIYPKLAPQPMTEDCLLSGPLEPTNEWYAIAKISGLKMCAAYKRQYGFNAISVMPTNLYGPNDNYDLENSHVVPALMRKCHEAKEAGESFLEVWGTGAPRREFLYVDDMADACIHLMNNYDGEQWVNIGVGEDVTIRELAEIISDVVGFEGTLSFNTDKPDGTPQKLLDVGKLHSTGWRSKIGLREGVADTYEWYKEFRTQNG, from the coding sequence ATGAAACCTGATTCCTTAATTTATGTTGCCGGACATCGCGGGCTTGTGGGGTCCGCACTGATCCGCAGGCTTGAAAAGCAGGGCTATGGCAATTTTCTGACCAGAACTTCCAAAGAGCTTGATTTGCGCGATCAGGCTCAGGTGGAACAGTTCTTTAAGGATAACAAGCCCGAGTATGTTTTTCTGGCTGCGGCAAAGGTGGGCGGAATTTTAGCCAATGCCACTTATCCGGCTGATTTTCTGCGCGACAACTTATTGATTCAGACAAATGTAATTGATGCCGCGTATCGGCATGATGCTGAAAAACTTCTTTTTCTGGGCTCTTCCTGCATCTACCCGAAATTAGCCCCGCAGCCCATGACCGAGGACTGCCTGCTTTCCGGGCCGTTGGAACCGACAAATGAGTGGTACGCCATTGCCAAAATTTCCGGCTTGAAGATGTGCGCGGCCTATAAACGTCAATACGGATTCAACGCCATAAGCGTTATGCCGACGAACCTGTACGGCCCCAATGACAATTATGATCTTGAGAATTCACATGTGGTGCCTGCGTTGATGCGTAAATGCCATGAAGCCAAAGAGGCCGGTGAATCATTTCTGGAGGTCTGGGGGACAGGTGCGCCGCGGCGTGAGTTCTTATATGTTGATGACATGGCAGACGCCTGTATCCACCTGATGAATAATTATGATGGAGAGCAATGGGTAAATATCGGTGTAGGGGAAGATGTCACTATCCGGGAGCTGGCGGAGATAATCAGTGATGTGGTCGGTTTTGAAGGAACATTAAGTTTCAATACAGACAAACCGGACGGAACTCCGCAGAAGCTGCTTGATGTGGGTAAGCTTCATTCTACAGGCTGGCGAAGCAAAATCGGTTTGCGTGAGGGAGTGGCTGACACTTATGAATGGTATAAAGAATTCCGTACCCAAAACGGATAA
- the gmd gene encoding GDP-mannose 4,6-dehydratase — protein MRKKALITGVTGQDGAYLVRLLLEKGYEVHGIKRRASLFNTARIDDIYEGPHVEDKRFFLHYGDLSDASNLIRIVQQVRPDEVYNLAAQSHVAVSFECPEYTADVTALGTLRLLEAIRITGLEKKTKFYQASTSELFGKVQETPQTENTPFYPRSPYAVAKLYSYWICVNYREAYDMFTCNGILFNHESPVRGETFVTRKITRELCRIKLGLSDCLYLGNMNALRDWGHAKDYVEMQWLMLQRDTPKDYVIATGEQHSVREFVEIAAKELGMEIEWKGERENEVGYDKATGKKIVGVDPRYYRPTEVETLLGDPAKAREELGWVPKITFRELVKEMVQEDLTIAQREELCVRSGFEIHQPQE, from the coding sequence ATGAGGAAAAAAGCATTAATCACAGGTGTTACCGGGCAGGATGGCGCATATCTCGTCCGGCTGCTTCTAGAAAAGGGATATGAAGTTCACGGCATCAAGCGCAGGGCTTCACTGTTCAACACCGCGCGTATTGATGACATCTATGAAGGTCCTCACGTTGAGGATAAGCGTTTTTTTCTTCATTACGGAGATCTCTCAGATGCTTCAAACCTGATCCGTATTGTTCAGCAGGTTCGTCCTGACGAGGTGTACAACCTGGCGGCGCAGAGTCATGTGGCCGTCTCCTTTGAGTGCCCTGAGTATACAGCTGATGTCACCGCGCTGGGAACCCTGCGGTTGCTTGAAGCCATCAGGATTACCGGGCTGGAAAAGAAAACCAAATTTTATCAGGCCTCCACTTCCGAACTTTTCGGTAAGGTTCAGGAAACCCCGCAGACCGAAAACACTCCGTTTTATCCCCGCTCCCCCTATGCCGTGGCCAAGCTCTACTCATACTGGATTTGCGTGAACTACCGTGAAGCCTACGATATGTTTACCTGCAACGGTATCCTCTTTAATCATGAATCTCCGGTTCGCGGTGAGACTTTTGTAACCAGAAAGATCACCAGAGAGCTTTGCCGGATCAAGCTCGGTCTCAGCGACTGTTTGTATCTCGGAAATATGAATGCATTGCGCGATTGGGGACATGCCAAGGATTACGTGGAGATGCAGTGGTTGATGCTGCAGCGGGATACCCCCAAGGATTACGTTATCGCAACGGGCGAGCAGCATTCTGTGCGTGAATTTGTAGAGATTGCGGCAAAGGAACTGGGCATGGAAATTGAATGGAAAGGAGAAAGGGAAAACGAGGTCGGTTATGATAAGGCGACCGGTAAAAAGATCGTCGGTGTCGATCCCAGATATTATCGCCCCACCGAAGTTGAGACCCTGCTCGGTGATCCCGCCAAGGCAAGGGAAGAGCTGGGCTGGGTTCCCAAAATAACATTCCGTGAACTGGTCAAAGAGATGGTTCAGGAAGACCTTACTATCGCACAGCGGGAAGAGTTGTGTGTTCGCAGCGGTTTTGAAATTCATCAACCTCAAGAATAG